The genomic stretch TTATTTGTGCATTGGTTTGAAGTTCCAACCTAATGTCTTGCTCTTTAGCAATGCCCTGGAATTTACGAACTACTCGCTCAGCAAGTTCAACCATCTCAATTTCAGCTACGTGGAGTTGAACATGCCCCGCTTCCATTCGAGCTAAATCTAATAGTTCGTTAACAAGCCTCCCCATCCTTAAGGATTCATCATAAATAACTTGGGTAATTTCTTTTTTCTCTTCTTCCGTACTCGCAATGTCATCAATAATCGCTTCACTATAACCTTGTAGCATTGAAATCGGTGTTCGTAATTCATGTGAAACATTGGCGATAAAATCTTTTCGAAGTTTATCTAATTTACGCTCTTCTGACATATCGCGTAAAACCGCAACGGCTCCTCGAATCTTTGTTTGGTTATAAAGTGGTGACATGAGAATAACCCATGTCTTCCCTTGTATTGTTAGTTCTGCGCTCTGCTCTTTTTCACTTTTAACAACGCTCTCGAACAAACGAACAACTTTTAAAGGAAGTTCTGGAATGGACTGATTGTTCATATTTTGCTCATAGTACCATGCTTGTAAAAACTGATCTGCAGGTGGATTCGTAATTAAAATTGAACCATTTTGGCTAAATGTAATAACACCATCCGCCATACTACTTAAAATACTTGATAGCTGCTCTTTTTCTTGATTTAAAGCGTTAAGATTGAACTTTAACTGTCTTCCCATCTGATTGAAAGCAATGGCTAGCTCACCAATTTCATCATGTGTCAAAATCGGTACTTTCGTCTCGAAATTTCCTTTCGTAACCTCAAAAGCTGCCTGCTTCATTTTTCGAAGCGGAGCGGTAATTCGCGTTGATAAGAAAAAGGCAAAGATTGTAGTCAACACGATGGCAATACCCGCAGCTAAGATAATAAACTTTGTTGTATAGCGCGCAGGCTCTTCAATCTCAGCTAATGATTGGTACAAGTAAACTCCTCCATTACCTTGACCATCCACAGATAACGGAACGCCTACAATAAACATCAGTGGACTTTCTGAAGTACTTCTACCTTCGTTCATGTACATCTCTTCGTGTACAACTTCACCATGTGTAGTTACTCTCTGAAGATTTTTGTCTTCAGAAATAAGCGAGATGACAGTGTCGCGTCTCTCTTCTTCTGGATGTGTAGAATTCCAATACTTTTTATCTCCTTGCACAATTAAGATACTGGCTTGATCAGCTAATTCTCGTGCAATTGAAAGTCCAAGCTCCTGGTCTTTGGTTTCTTGTACGATGGTGGAGATTTTAGCTGCTGTTTTCGTTAATCGCTTTTCTGCGTCATCTACATGATAATTTTCAAAGAACTGCAGCAATAAAACCGTTAAAATAAATAAAACAAACGTAACGAGTAATAAAATAGTAAACCAAAGTTTACCAACAACACTGCGCCAAAACATCAGCTGTTCCCAACCTCAAATTTATATCCTACACCCCAAACGGTTACAATCATTTTAGCAGCGTCTGGAGATACGCGGTTTAATTTTTCTCGCAAACGTTTGACATGGGTATCTACCGTCCTTAAATCTCCAAAGAAGTCGTAGTGCCAAACTTCTCTCAGCAACTGCTCTCGGTCGTACACTTTATCTGGCGTTTTTGCTAAAAAACACAGCAGTTCGTACTCTTTTGGTGTTAAGTTTACTTCTTTATCATCAGCAGTCACACGATGTGCATCATTGTCAATTGTTAAATGATCAAATACAATCATGTTTTTAACTGAAGGTGTTGGTTCCATAACAGGTATAGACGATGAGCGTCGTAATAAGGCCTTCACGCGCAGTACAACTTCTCTAGGGCTGAAGGGTTTAACAATATAGTCATCGGTTCCAACTTCAAAGCCTTGAACACGGTTTACTTCTTCCCCTTTTGCCGTTAGCATAATAATTGGTGTTGTTTTTTTCTCCCTGATTTGTTTACACACTTCAATTCCATCAATTCCAGGCATCATTAAATCTAAAATAATAAGATCATAATTTATATGTAACGCTTTCTCTATAGCCTCATGGCCATCAGCAGCTTCCTCAATCGTATATCCTTCTTTTTCTAAATACATCTTTAATAAACGACGAATACGATCTTCATCGTCCACAAGTAATAACCTTTGTTCAGTTTGCATGTTCTCAACCTCCTACGTTTAGTTTACAAAAAAAACAGATGAACTGCTACCAATGTCTAACCAACATTGTGACAATCTATGTAACAAATGAATGAGGCTTAATAGATTTCTCTTTTATTTGTACTCTTTTGAAATCATTTTTCATTCATATCTAATTCCCAGACCTGGTTGGATTCATTATGACAAAAAAAACTCGCTGTCGCAATGACAGCGAGTTTTGGTTATGCATATGAATGTAGACCTGCAATGACTAAGTTAACTGCAACGAGATTAAACATAATAATAGCAAAGCCACCAACTGCTAACCACGCTGAACGTTCACCTTGCCACCCTTTTGCTAGACGCAGATGTAAAAAGGCTGCATAGAAAAGCCACGTAATTAAAGCCCATACTTCTTTCGGATCCCATCCCCAGAAGCGCGTCCAGGCAATTTGCGCCCATATCATTGCAAAAATTAAAGCACCTAAAGTAAAAACAGGAAACCCAATAGCAACAGAGCGATAGCCTACTTCATCTAGTAATTCACTATTGACTTGCTTGACTAACGGTTTTAAAGCAGCACCAATTCGCTTGCGAAGAACAAGGCGAAGTAACCAATATAGGACTAAACCACTCATCAGTGACCATAAAACTGTATTTAATTTTTGTGCATTTATAATTGCAGGTACCGAAACCGTTGGCTCTAATCGATTATCCGTGATTAGCTCACCTTCATGCGGACCAACTAGGGCTGGCAGATGATATACCATTTCAGCCTGTTTTTCATTTTTATCAACCCATGTAAAGGTAGCGTCATAGTTTGATAAGCTAAAAGCTGTTGTCATAATAATAAATCCAACCGTACTAAGTAAAGAATACAGGATAAACTCTAGCCAAAATGTTTTTTTTGTTGCTTTTGTTTGATCAATACATTTAATAAGGTAAATCAGTCCCGCTACAAAGCTAATGGCTAAAATTGCTTCCCCTGCAGCAGCTGTTGTAACGTGAATATGTAACCAATTTGTTTGAAGAGCCGGTATTAAAGGCGAAATTTCTGTTGGGAACATACTTGCATACGCAATAATTAACAGCGCCACAGGAAGAGCAAATAAGCCTAGAATACTCAACTTATAAATAAAGTAAATAATAATAAATGCTCCGACAACCATCATGCCAAAGAAGGTTGTAAACTCAAATAGATTACTAACTGGTGCATGACCTGAAGCAATCCACCTCGTAATAAAATAACCAACTTGCGCAATGAATCCAACAATCGTTACGCTAATTCCAAATACCGGCCACTTGTTTGTCTTATGCTTTGAATTCTTTTCTCTAATGGCTCCACCAAAGAAAAACGTAGCGACTAAATAAGCAATAAAAGCTACATAAAGCAAGTTACTACTAACGCTTGCAAAATCCATTTTGTCTCCTCCTACCCCTTGTCTTTATCCATTTGATCATGCAACGGCATAACCTTGGTCTGTTGAATTGCTTGATTTAGCTCGTTTTTTAAACCGTACCAGTTTTTATTTGTATGAGCAGCTAACCAGAGCTCATTGTCAACTCTTTGAATCCATAGTCGACGATGATTCCAATACATTCCTTGAATGACACCAATCATAAAGATGGCACCTCCAAGACCTAAAACCCAAAGTGTATAATCCTTCCTCACTGTTAAACCTGTTACATTTTTTGTATCCACACCTGCAAAGGACATTTTATAGTCATTTTCACCAAGTGGCTCTAGGTTTTGTTGAATAGCGACAAGTGCTACCTCACCTTTGGGATGCTCAGGTGAAAACATTTTAAACACAAAGGCTGGATTATTCGGCACGCGCGTTTTGGTATCAGGATTTCCGTCATCATTTAAGTAAAAGTCTGGGAAATAGCTAATTAAATCTACTTTATAACCATCCTTAAGCTCATATGTTTCCTGCGGATTATATAAATCAACTGTTAATTGGCCAATATTTTCTTCCGTTTCTTTATTTGTTAAATGAAATGACATGGCATTAAACTCATTAAGCTTATAATCCACCTGGTAAATGGCATAACCCTCGTGCTTTAAAGGTTCATTTACACGAATGCTTTTATCCTTTAATTCTTTTAATTCTGGCGTTTGTCCAGGAATACTGTCCCCTTCACGCTCGTATAGTGTCACATCAGCTTGATAATTCTTTACAATCGTTTGATTACCGACTCGGTCAATCGCTTGTTGAAAAACTTCTTTTTCCGTGTCTTTATCGTACATTTCAACTTTAAACGCATTGTTTTTTAAATAGTATTCCCCATCAGTACCGGGCACTACCTTTGTTTCACCTTCTCGTACCCACAGCACTTCATCAACGTACATGCCAGGTACAAACCGAAGCATGGCGCCGATTAAGAAAATAATAAGCCCAACATGATTGACATAAGGTCCCCATCTTGAAAACCTTCCTTTTTCAGCCAATATGTTTCCGCTTTCTTCTCGAACCGTATATCGACGCTTTTTCAGCTGTTCTTTCAAAGTTTCATAGTCTTCATCTGTCCATGACTTCGTAACGCTAAATAAACGCTGCTTTTTCAAGAAATTTGCGTGTTTTTTTACCCTTTGATATTTTAGTGATTTATAAAGTGGAACAACTCGATCTAAGCTGGCAATGACTAATGATATACCAAGTGATGCGATTAAAAGCATGTACCACCATGAACCGTATAAATTGTGAAATCCTAGTTCATAGTAGAGTTTTCCCGTCCATCCGTACTCTTGTTCATAATATTGAACTGCTGTTGTTCCTGGTGGTATGTACATTTCTTGTGGATAAATCGTTCCTAGAGCTGATGCTGTAAGTGTAAGGATAATAATCCAAACACCTACCTTTACTGAGGAGAAAAAGTTCCATATCTTATCAATGATTGTTTTATTATATGTTTGTGACCGCCTTGCACTTCCCTCGTATCGCATATCAACCAGTTGCTTTGAGGCCTCTTCATTTAATGGCTTCCCACACGCTTCACATAACACGGTTCCTTCTTTATTTTGATGACCGCATTCACATCGTATTTGTTTCATAGCAAAAACTCCCTACGGCTTAATTAATTCCATGTACTCTTGAATTCGTTTTTCATCCAACCCTCCAATAAACACATCGACAATCTTTCCATCTTTATCAATTAAAAACGTAGTTGGTAACGGGTCTACACCGTATGCATGGAGAACCTGTGAATCCTTGTCCATTAGGATCGGAAAGGATAATCCATAGCGGTTTGCAAACTGCTTAACAGCAACATCTGTTTCACCAACATTTGCAGCTAAAATTTCAACACCCTGATCTTTATACTTGGCGTATTGCGCTTCCATTACAGGCATTTCCTTTTCACAAGGTTTACACCACGTGCCCCAAAAATTTAAAAAGACGCCTTTACCTTTGTAATCAGAAAGCTTATGCTCATTGCCTTCTAAATCTTGGAGCGCAAAGTTAGGAGCCTGATCACCTACTGAAAAGGCTTGCTTGTCAGCTATAAATTGCGTATATAGAGTGTAGCCGACGGCAACTAATAAAATAGTTAGAATCGTAGTACGAATAAATAAGCGACGTTTTTTCATCCCAATCGAACTCCTCTAAATCGTTTTCATTATGCGTTTTCTTACAATTATAGCATTTTTTCGCATTCGTAAAGGGAAAAATATTATGAAGGTTATGTGACACACTTATCTGTTTAATCGGCCATCGACAGAAAGCTCACTTGCCATCTCTAGGTATACGTCTTCATAAAAAAAGACACGTTTAGCTGACGGATTATACCATTAGCTAAACGTGCCTCTTTATACTTATTTACCTGTTTGTGCTTTCGTATACAGTTGCTTTACCTCATGAGCCGTTAATTCTCTTGCTTCTCCTGCATTTAAACCTCTTAAATCTAAATTCGCATAGCGCTCACGCTTTAGCTTTAAAACAGGGTGACCAATCGCTTCAAACATGCGACGAACTTGGCGGTTTTTACCTTCATGAATCGATAGCTCTACGATAGCTGTTTGTTTTCCTTTATCAATCGACAGAACTTTTGCACGCGCAGGCGATGTTTTTCCATCTTCAAGCATAATACCTCTTTGTAGCTGTCTAATTTTTTCACGTGGTGGAATACCTTTAACTTTTGCTACGTACACCTTATCAATTTCGTACTTTGGATGCGTTAGCAGGTTGGCGAATTCACCATCGTTTGTTAAAAGAATTAGACCTGACGTATCATAATCTAAGCGCCCAATTGGATAAATACGTTCTTCAACGTGGGGGAAAAAGTCTACAACTGTTTTTCGATCTTTGTCGTCCTTCGCTGCTGAAATAACGCCTCTTGGCTTATATAACATAAAATAGACCGGTTCCTCACGCTCTAATGGTACACCGTCCACTTCAATTTTATCGTTAGGTCCTACCTTTGTTCCTAGCTCTTTTACTGCTTTTCCGTTCACCGTTACTCGTCCTTGCGTAATAAGCTCTTCAGCTTTACGCCTTGAAGCAACACCCGCATGAGCAATTACTTTTTGTAATCGTTCCATTTATATCTCACCTCTTGTAACATCTTACTTGTTTACTCTCTAATATACAAGCCTGTACAGCAAATACCTATTAATTTTCTCATACAAAAAAAGAAAGCATGCCAAGCTTGCTTTCTTTTACCTTTATTATGACCCAAAAACAAGAATAACAATTACAACTGATGCGATAATACCTACTAAATCCGCTAACAAACCAACCTTTAGAGCATCGCCCA from Bacillus sp. 1780r2a1 encodes the following:
- a CDS encoding rRNA pseudouridine synthase, with the protein product MERLQKVIAHAGVASRRKAEELITQGRVTVNGKAVKELGTKVGPNDKIEVDGVPLEREEPVYFMLYKPRGVISAAKDDKDRKTVVDFFPHVEERIYPIGRLDYDTSGLILLTNDGEFANLLTHPKYEIDKVYVAKVKGIPPREKIRQLQRGIMLEDGKTSPARAKVLSIDKGKQTAIVELSIHEGKNRQVRRMFEAIGHPVLKLKRERYANLDLRGLNAGEARELTAHEVKQLYTKAQTGK
- a CDS encoding cytochrome c biogenesis protein ResB; this translates as MKQIRCECGHQNKEGTVLCEACGKPLNEEASKQLVDMRYEGSARRSQTYNKTIIDKIWNFFSSVKVGVWIIILTLTASALGTIYPQEMYIPPGTTAVQYYEQEYGWTGKLYYELGFHNLYGSWWYMLLIASLGISLVIASLDRVVPLYKSLKYQRVKKHANFLKKQRLFSVTKSWTDEDYETLKEQLKKRRYTVREESGNILAEKGRFSRWGPYVNHVGLIIFLIGAMLRFVPGMYVDEVLWVREGETKVVPGTDGEYYLKNNAFKVEMYDKDTEKEVFQQAIDRVGNQTIVKNYQADVTLYEREGDSIPGQTPELKELKDKSIRVNEPLKHEGYAIYQVDYKLNEFNAMSFHLTNKETEENIGQLTVDLYNPQETYELKDGYKVDLISYFPDFYLNDDGNPDTKTRVPNNPAFVFKMFSPEHPKGEVALVAIQQNLEPLGENDYKMSFAGVDTKNVTGLTVRKDYTLWVLGLGGAIFMIGVIQGMYWNHRRLWIQRVDNELWLAAHTNKNWYGLKNELNQAIQQTKVMPLHDQMDKDKG
- the resA gene encoding thiol-disulfide oxidoreductase ResA, whose protein sequence is MKKRRLFIRTTILTILLVAVGYTLYTQFIADKQAFSVGDQAPNFALQDLEGNEHKLSDYKGKGVFLNFWGTWCKPCEKEMPVMEAQYAKYKDQGVEILAANVGETDVAVKQFANRYGLSFPILMDKDSQVLHAYGVDPLPTTFLIDKDGKIVDVFIGGLDEKRIQEYMELIKP
- the ccsB gene encoding c-type cytochrome biogenesis protein CcsB → MDFASVSSNLLYVAFIAYLVATFFFGGAIREKNSKHKTNKWPVFGISVTIVGFIAQVGYFITRWIASGHAPVSNLFEFTTFFGMMVVGAFIIIYFIYKLSILGLFALPVALLIIAYASMFPTEISPLIPALQTNWLHIHVTTAAAGEAILAISFVAGLIYLIKCIDQTKATKKTFWLEFILYSLLSTVGFIIMTTAFSLSNYDATFTWVDKNEKQAEMVYHLPALVGPHEGELITDNRLEPTVSVPAIINAQKLNTVLWSLMSGLVLYWLLRLVLRKRIGAALKPLVKQVNSELLDEVGYRSVAIGFPVFTLGALIFAMIWAQIAWTRFWGWDPKEVWALITWLFYAAFLHLRLAKGWQGERSAWLAVGGFAIIMFNLVAVNLVIAGLHSYA
- a CDS encoding ATP-binding protein: MFWRSVVGKLWFTILLLVTFVLFILTVLLLQFFENYHVDDAEKRLTKTAAKISTIVQETKDQELGLSIARELADQASILIVQGDKKYWNSTHPEEERRDTVISLISEDKNLQRVTTHGEVVHEEMYMNEGRSTSESPLMFIVGVPLSVDGQGNGGVYLYQSLAEIEEPARYTTKFIILAAGIAIVLTTIFAFFLSTRITAPLRKMKQAAFEVTKGNFETKVPILTHDEIGELAIAFNQMGRQLKFNLNALNQEKEQLSSILSSMADGVITFSQNGSILITNPPADQFLQAWYYEQNMNNQSIPELPLKVVRLFESVVKSEKEQSAELTIQGKTWVILMSPLYNQTKIRGAVAVLRDMSEERKLDKLRKDFIANVSHELRTPISMLQGYSEAIIDDIASTEEEKKEITQVIYDESLRMGRLVNELLDLARMEAGHVQLHVAEIEMVELAERVVRKFQGIAKEQDIRLELQTNAQIKLPATIDADRIEQVLTNLIDNAIRHTPKGGKVTLGINSNQTEVHLSVEDTGVGIPEEDLPFVFERFYKADKARTRGKSGTGLGLAIAKNIVEAHHGVIVVNSILNQGTTFFIKLPKHYS
- a CDS encoding response regulator transcription factor; this translates as MQTEQRLLLVDDEDRIRRLLKMYLEKEGYTIEEAADGHEAIEKALHINYDLIILDLMMPGIDGIEVCKQIREKKTTPIIMLTAKGEEVNRVQGFEVGTDDYIVKPFSPREVVLRVKALLRRSSSIPVMEPTPSVKNMIVFDHLTIDNDAHRVTADDKEVNLTPKEYELLCFLAKTPDKVYDREQLLREVWHYDFFGDLRTVDTHVKRLREKLNRVSPDAAKMIVTVWGVGYKFEVGNS